Proteins encoded in a region of the Benincasa hispida cultivar B227 chromosome 2, ASM972705v1, whole genome shotgun sequence genome:
- the LOC120072084 gene encoding uncharacterized protein LOC120072084, translating to MPPQRAPRRRGRPRSESTSDQNQGHGQTPYVLLTPDALQMVIQNMSNGNRTLSTTPTTNDTNDSKIIREFRKFNPSIFDGSFVDPITAENWITEIETIFRHMNISEEQKVNCATFMLRGDAKFWWESTQRTIKGSVSWQQFNQAFYNKYFPLTVRYQKKVEFRNLRQENKSMAEYERKFDRSSHFVPRLVDTEEKKVESFIWGLREGIRGIVTAFRHKEYALALKSALLMEVDLAVKTSTSERGFMPNQKWKFTQQGFQRSQRQAKISQSTQGVQSQQKSQTFTYPKCRNCGKHHQGKCLRNLGVCFNCGQTGHYAKACPKLINQVSTT from the coding sequence ATGCCACCACAAAGGGCTCCAAGACGACGAGGCAGACCTCGAAGTGAATCCACAAGCGATCAAAATCAAGGACATGGACAGACGCCTTACGTGTTACTTACACCAGATGCGCTACAAATGGTGATACAAAATATGAGTAATGGAAACAGAACCTTGTCCACCACACCAACAACCAATGATACAAATGACTCAAAGATCATTCGAGAATTCAGAAAGTTCAATCCTTCAATATTTGATGGATCATTTGTGGATCCAATTACAGCAGAGAATTGGATaacagaaatagaaactattttCCGCCATATGAACATCTCAGAAGAacagaaagtaaattgtgccacCTTCATGTTAAGAGGCGATGCAAAGTTCTGGTGGGAATCCACACAAAGAACAATCAAAGGTTCAGTCTCATGGCAACAATTCAATCAGGCCTTTTACAACAAGTATTTCCCGTTGACAGTGAGATATCAAAAGAAAGTGGAATTTCGTAATCTTCGTCAAGAGAACAAGTCGATGGCAGAGTATGAACGGAAATTTGATCGCTCGTCTCACTTTGTCCCTCGACTAGTGGACacagaagagaagaaggtggaaagCTTTATTTGGGGATTAAGAGAAGGCATTCGAGGCATTGTTACTGCTTTCCGACACAAAGAGTATGCTCTTGCCCTCAAGTCAGCCTTACTCATGGAAGTAGATCTTGCTGTTAAAACCTCAACTTCTGAACGAGGATTCATGCCAAATCAAAAATGGAAATTCACCCAACAAGGCTTCCAACGTTCACAACGGCAAGCAAAAATTTCCCAAAGCACTCAAGGCGTACAGTCACAACAGAAGAGTCAAACATTCACATATCCTAAGTGCAGAAATTGTGGAAAACACCATCAGGGGAAATGTCTACGGAACTTAGGGGTGTGTTTCAACTGCGGCCAGACGGGTCACTATGCAAAGGCTTGCCCAAAGCTCATCAACCAAGTATCAACTACCTAG